The following are encoded in a window of Castanea sativa cultivar Marrone di Chiusa Pesio chromosome 9, ASM4071231v1 genomic DNA:
- the LOC142610993 gene encoding protein NUCLEAR FUSION DEFECTIVE 4-like encodes MVTAEFRGGGGGWRAMKSFALHVILGRWFMVFASLLIMSVSGSTYIFGVYSNDIKSSLGYDQTSLNLISFFKDTGGNLGILSGLINEISPPWVVLLIGAILNLFGYLMIWLSVTGHIAKPHLWQMCLYIFIGANSQSFANTGALVTCVMTFPESRGSVIGLLKGLVGLSGAIMTQLYHALYGDNSKALILLIAWVPAAVSFVFLRTVRIIKTTRQSNELKVFYNFLYISLGLAGFLMTLIIIQNKLRFNRIEYAGSACVVVILLFLPLVIVMKVESKLWRRKEHPINDPVQVKVVAEKPQVLEQPVLPPIEAQSSERKPDSCFSNIFRPPDRGEDYTILQALFSIDMLILFVATTCGVGGTLTAIDNLGQIGKSLGYPAHSITTFVSLVSIWNYLGRALTGFASEIFLVKYKFPRPLLLTFVLLFSCVGHLLIAFPVPYSLYLASVIIGFCFGAQWPLIFAIISEIFGLKYYSTLYNFGAFASPVGSYILNVRVAGSLYDKEALKQMEALGVKREDGKELICTGAHCYRMAFIIITAAALFGFLVSILLVLRTTKFYKGDIYKKFREESEAAASEMASKGKDIIPMREREGGASFVASANASSFSTTTNANTNHH; translated from the coding sequence ATGGTGACTGCTGAGTTCAGAGGTGGTGGCGGGGGTTGGAGGGCCATGAAGAGCTTCGCCTTGCACGTGATCCTAGGTAGATGGTTCATGGTCTTTGCATCCTTGTTAATCATGTCTGTCTCAGGTTCAACATACATATTTGGTGTGTACTCCAACGACATAAAATCATCCTTAGGCTATGACCAAACATCGCTCAATTTGATCAGCTTCTTCAAGGACACGGGTGGAAACCTTGGAATCCTATCTGGGCTTATCAACGAGATCTCACCCCCATGGGTGGTCCTCTTAATTGGGGCAATCTTGAACTTATTTGGGTACCTCATGATATGGCTTAGTGTCACAGGTCATATAGCCAAGCCCCACTTATGGCAaatgtgtctatatatattcaTCGGTGCAAACTCACAGTCATTTGCAAATACTGGAGCTTTAGTCACTTGTGTTATGACCTTTCCAGAAAGCCGAGGCAGTGTTATAGGCCTTCTGAAGGGTCTTGTTGGTCTAAGTGGTGCTATTATGACACAACTCTACCATGCTCTCTATGGGGATAACTCAAAGGCTCTGATTTTGCTAATTGCTTGGGTTCCGGCAGCTGTGTCCTTTGTCTTTCTACGAACAGTTCGGATTATAAAGACAACTCGGCAATCCAACGAGCTCAAAGTTTTCTACAATTTCCTCTATATTTCACTTGGCCTTGCCGGGTTTCTCATGACTTTGATTATCATACAAAACAAGCTCAGGTTTAATAGAATTGAATATGCTGGAAGTGCTTGTGTTGTTGTTATTTTACTATTTCTTCCACTTGTAATAGTTATGAAAGTAGAATCCAAACTTTGGAGGAGAAAGGAGCACCCCATAAATGATCCTGTACAAGTGAAAGTAGTAGCTGAAAAGCCACAGGTATTGGAGCAACCAGTACTGCCCCCAATTGAAGCACAATCAAGTGAAAGAAAGCCAGATTCTTGCTTCAGCAACATATTCAGGCCCCCAGATAGAGGTGAAGACTACACAATATTGCAAGCACTATTCAGCATCGACATGTTAATTTTGTTTGTAGCCACAACTTGTGGTGTTGGTGGGACTTTAACAGCCATTGACAACTTGGGTCAGATTGGTAAGTCACTAGGCTATCCAGCTCACAGCATCACAACCTTTGTATCACTAGTGAGCATTTGGAATTATCTTGGACGAGCTTTGACTGGTTTTGCTTCTGAAATCTTCTTAGTCAAATACAAATTCCCTCGTCCCCTATTGCTTACATTTGTCCTCCTTTTCTCTTGTGTTGGCCATCTCTTAATCGCCTTTCCAGTCCCATACTCTCTTTACCTTGCTTCAGTGATTATTGGGTTCTGCTTTGGTGCACAATGGCCTTTAATATTCGCTATCATATCTGAGATCTTTGGCCTCAAGTACTATTCCACTTTGTACAATTTTGGTGCTTTTGCAAGCCCAGTTGGGTCTTACATTCTCAATGTAAGAGTGGCCGGTAGTTTATATGATAAGGAGGCTTTGAAGCAAATGGAAGCTTTAGGTGTCAAAAGAGAGGATGGGAAGGAATTGATATGCACGGGTGCTCACTGTTATAGAATGGCTTTCATTATAATCACCGCTGCAGCGTTGTTTGGGTTccttgtttctattcttttgGTTCTAAGGACAACCAAGTTTTACAAAGGTGATATCTACAAGAAGTTCAGAGAGGAATCAGAGGCAGCAGCAAGTGAAATGGCTTCCAAGGGTAAGGACATAATTccgatgagagaaagagaaggtgGAGCCAGTTTCGTTGCCTCAGCGAATGCAAGCTCTTTCAGTACAACCACTAACGCCAACACCAACCATCATTAA